One Coffea arabica cultivar ET-39 chromosome 5c, Coffea Arabica ET-39 HiFi, whole genome shotgun sequence DNA window includes the following coding sequences:
- the LOC140007632 gene encoding uncharacterized protein: MLYPDLKIQRPLASKKQDGHTRFQPTSSPGLGTIGKQDDHSGKEVDPIIVPATTEEDVGVVDKEGPSKTPKVTTPFVEDANICTGIFTEPATCSCSDTQAVVSQHDLDGLEDTITVAPTVDPSNRQIDNLELMAGKENQQARSARQLEQNTLVIDISHCGVLKDLLAKQSSAVADIFNLDPIIQQVSEKLQHEEGLQVVTHGKPKCRVNS; encoded by the coding sequence ATGCTATATCCGGATCTTAAAATTCAGAGACCGTTAGCTTCCAAGAAACAGGATGGTCATACACGCTTTCAACCTACTTCTTCACCTGGCTTGGGCACAATAGGCAAACAGGATGATCACTCTGGGAAAGAGGTGGATCCAATCATTGTGCCTGCTACTACGGAGGAGGATGTGGGTGTGGTTGATAAGGAGGGGCCTTCAAAAACTCCTAAAGTCACGACTCCTTTTGTTGAAGACGCAAATATTTGTACTGGGATTTTCACAGAACCTGCTACATGTTCATGTTCTGATACTCAGGCGGTGGTGTCTCAGCATGATCTTGATGGGCTGGAAGATACTATAACGGTGGCTCCCACTGTTGATCCCTCAAACAGGCAAATTGACAATTTGGAACTTATGGCTGGAAAGGAAAACCAGCAAGCCCGTTCTGCTCGTCAGCTGGAGCAGAATACGCTTGTCATTGATATATCTCATTGTGGTGTGCTGAAGGATTTGCTGGCAAAACAATCATCTGCGGTTGCGGATATCTTTAATCTTGACCCGATCATTCAACAAGTCAGTGAAAAGCTCCAGCATGAGGAAGGTTTACAGGTGGTTACGCATGGCAAACCGAAATGTAGGGTGAATTCTTAg